The following proteins are co-located in the Dyadobacter chenwenxiniae genome:
- a CDS encoding acyltransferase — protein sequence MKGLLSEFRLYLCNHWIKHIPSNRIRLWYYRNVMQFSIEKGSHIFMGCTFDSAKNLTIGRNSVVNANCRIDNRGTINIGENVSVSNEVCILTGDHDMDSEDFLGRDYPVSIGSYAWIGTRAMILPGVQVGEAAVVAAGAVVTRPVKPFDVVAGVPAKKIRERAFNKAFTYSNDYKRLFQ from the coding sequence ATGAAAGGACTACTGTCGGAATTCAGATTGTACCTGTGCAATCACTGGATCAAACACATTCCCAGCAACCGGATCAGGCTGTGGTATTACCGCAATGTAATGCAGTTCAGCATTGAGAAGGGAAGTCACATTTTCATGGGCTGCACATTCGACTCGGCCAAAAACCTGACCATAGGACGCAATTCGGTGGTAAATGCCAATTGCAGGATCGATAATCGGGGGACAATTAACATTGGCGAAAATGTATCTGTCTCCAATGAAGTGTGCATTCTCACAGGCGATCATGACATGGACTCTGAGGATTTCCTCGGACGCGACTATCCGGTGAGCATCGGCAGTTATGCATGGATCGGGACAAGGGCCATGATCTTGCCGGGTGTGCAGGTTGGAGAAGCTGCGGTTGTAGCAGCTGGCGCAGTAGTGACACGGCCGGTGAAGCCATTCGATGTGGTAGCAGGGGTTCCGGCCAAAAAAATTCGTGAACGTGCTTTTAATAAGGCCTTTACCTATTCCAACGATTATAAAAGATTGTTTCAGTAA
- a CDS encoding glycosyltransferase family 2 protein — translation MLISICIPTYSRLEYLKQSVQSCLDQTYQNIEICVSQDPKKDGPDPDIMEWCQEQAQKLPFFTYNLNIGNLGLAGNWNECVQIASGKYMIIIGDDDILMPDFIQSLVDLLDSGHVDVAFSNQYFIDEKGQILHAYTEEANATYHRTNLPHGRISDAVSTVLNNSVPMSAALIRRDLLLQHNFDNSLNTPEFEVFLKIAVNGGIFVYHAEQLACYRVHSLAATSGGLTIDKLLRNVISIDVPAHYQKQKYEFVSSKLIPGINMSLRRGDKALALAFMNSPYYPKNKMHIRLAQAMISALPSWAIQRIL, via the coding sequence ATGCTGATTTCCATTTGTATACCCACTTATTCACGTCTGGAATATCTGAAACAGTCGGTGCAGAGCTGTCTGGACCAGACTTATCAGAACATTGAGATATGCGTGTCCCAGGACCCCAAAAAAGACGGCCCCGACCCGGATATCATGGAATGGTGCCAGGAACAGGCGCAGAAACTGCCCTTTTTTACATACAACCTCAATATTGGAAATCTCGGACTGGCAGGCAACTGGAACGAATGTGTGCAGATCGCTTCCGGCAAATACATGATCATTATCGGGGACGACGATATCCTGATGCCCGATTTCATCCAGTCGCTTGTGGACTTACTGGACTCGGGGCACGTGGATGTAGCATTCAGCAACCAATATTTTATTGATGAAAAAGGCCAGATCCTGCATGCTTACACCGAAGAGGCCAATGCCACTTACCATCGCACTAATCTGCCGCACGGTCGCATTTCAGACGCGGTATCAACTGTTTTGAACAACAGTGTGCCTATGTCAGCAGCATTGATCCGGCGCGATCTGCTGTTGCAACACAACTTTGATAACAGCCTTAACACACCTGAATTTGAGGTCTTCCTGAAAATTGCTGTGAACGGAGGAATTTTCGTCTATCATGCTGAACAACTCGCCTGTTACCGGGTTCATTCACTTGCCGCAACTTCGGGCGGCCTCACTATTGACAAATTGCTTCGCAATGTGATCAGTATCGACGTGCCTGCTCACTATCAGAAACAGAAATACGAATTTGTATCATCCAAACTGATACCGGGCATCAACATGAGTCTGCGCAGGGGCGATAAAGCACTGGCACTGGCATTCATGAACAGCCCATATTACCCAAAAAACAAAATGCATATCAGACTGGCACAAGCGATGATCTCAGCCTTGCCATCCTGGGCTATACAAAGAATATTATAA
- a CDS encoding glycosyltransferase has protein sequence MKILFICPSLEEGSDGVGDYARRMSSEVIRAGHHASIIALNDTHLHPHHQERVQYDRGLAIRVLRLSSRLPWGERIVLAGNFIRLIRPDWISLQYVPYGFQKKGLPFGLGSSLKKITTGIPCHIMFHEMWVGITRLSPLKHKIYGFFQARIARDLVEKLNPKIITTSNRLYQLVLENKHIKAGILPLFSNISLMPKDDQFADSVYRQLGIAPHERQHHVVIGLFGSLYPGCDLESTIREQYLSALAVSKKLVFIAFGRIGAKEEYEKLKTQFESEVTFANLGELPEAKVSTMLQLLDKAISGTPRQHYGKSGVYAAMKLHRLEVLTSAWSSIPEYDREISDYNDFLEERPSEQWSTQFVSNEFLNMLVNSNAKATVPKLT, from the coding sequence ATGAAGATACTGTTCATTTGCCCATCCCTTGAAGAAGGATCTGACGGCGTCGGAGACTATGCACGGCGTATGTCTTCCGAAGTGATCAGGGCAGGCCATCACGCATCAATCATTGCATTGAACGACACACATTTACACCCGCATCATCAGGAACGGGTCCAGTATGACAGAGGTCTTGCGATCAGGGTCCTCAGGCTGTCCAGCCGCCTCCCCTGGGGTGAACGGATTGTACTGGCAGGCAACTTCATCCGACTCATAAGGCCCGATTGGATAAGCCTGCAATATGTGCCTTACGGGTTTCAAAAAAAAGGGTTACCATTTGGTCTGGGCAGCTCATTGAAAAAAATAACAACCGGAATTCCGTGCCACATCATGTTTCACGAGATGTGGGTGGGCATAACCCGACTTTCTCCACTCAAACACAAGATTTACGGCTTTTTCCAGGCCAGGATTGCGCGGGATCTTGTGGAAAAGCTCAATCCGAAAATCATCACAACCAGCAACAGGCTCTATCAGCTTGTGTTGGAAAATAAACATATAAAAGCAGGCATACTGCCGCTTTTCAGTAACATTTCACTAATGCCCAAAGACGATCAATTTGCTGATTCTGTTTACAGGCAGCTTGGGATAGCACCTCATGAGCGCCAGCATCATGTAGTGATCGGATTGTTCGGAAGCCTTTATCCTGGCTGCGACCTCGAGAGCACAATCCGGGAGCAGTATCTGTCCGCACTGGCAGTGAGCAAGAAGCTGGTTTTCATTGCTTTCGGGCGCATAGGCGCGAAGGAAGAATACGAGAAGCTGAAAACGCAATTTGAAAGCGAAGTAACATTTGCCAATCTGGGTGAGTTACCAGAAGCCAAAGTTTCTACCATGCTGCAATTGCTCGACAAGGCGATTTCAGGCACGCCTCGCCAGCATTACGGCAAAAGCGGGGTGTACGCAGCCATGAAATTACACCGACTTGAAGTACTGACCTCCGCATGGAGCTCAATTCCCGAATATGACAGAGAAATTAGCGATTACAATGATTTCCTCGAAGAAAGGCCCTCTGAGCAATGGAGCACACAATTTGTTTCAAATGAATTCCTGAACATGCTTGTCAATAGCAACGCAAAAGCAACCGTGCCAAAATTAACGTAA
- a CDS encoding glycosyltransferase family 2 protein, with product MKISVCIPTYNQAAYVGLTIRSVMVQTLLPDEIIVSDDCSTDETWEILKKLATEIGIMSIIRQKSNKGLAGNTDDSLRAATGDYIVKLDSDDALFPDYIKTLSTLLTEHPQAGYAHAAVREIDHNGYAGEPRRLLRGAGFVTSENALKWALKGYRVAANILMFRREALEKAGYIQCRQDFAEDYFLSVCIAKAGYGNVYSPEILSAYRVWTDQGNVRKKRKLAEINGLNAVFNYALTPAFEQLSWDLKPVERAKQHFAITHSGCLSWDVYNQEEKRDLETAILQLSSTTATKFYIWSHKHGFGKVIELYQSSTATIKKYVKKLILTKPRTR from the coding sequence ATGAAAATTTCTGTTTGCATTCCCACCTACAACCAAGCAGCCTACGTCGGGCTTACCATACGTAGCGTAATGGTGCAAACTTTGTTGCCCGACGAGATCATTGTTTCCGACGATTGCAGCACCGACGAAACCTGGGAAATTCTGAAAAAGCTGGCAACCGAAATAGGCATAATGAGCATTATCCGCCAGAAAAGCAACAAAGGGCTCGCTGGCAACACCGACGATAGCTTGCGGGCAGCAACAGGCGATTACATCGTTAAACTCGACTCCGACGATGCGCTATTCCCGGATTATATTAAAACGCTTTCCACATTGCTGACCGAGCATCCGCAGGCAGGTTACGCGCACGCGGCGGTACGTGAGATAGACCACAATGGCTACGCCGGAGAACCCAGGAGGCTGCTGCGCGGCGCAGGATTTGTTACCAGCGAGAACGCATTGAAATGGGCCTTGAAGGGATATCGCGTTGCTGCGAACATCCTGATGTTCAGGAGAGAGGCGCTGGAAAAAGCGGGTTACATTCAATGCCGACAGGATTTTGCCGAGGACTATTTTTTGTCGGTTTGCATTGCGAAAGCAGGATATGGCAATGTTTATAGCCCTGAAATCCTTTCTGCCTACCGGGTTTGGACGGACCAGGGGAATGTAAGGAAGAAACGTAAACTGGCAGAAATCAATGGTCTGAATGCGGTATTCAATTATGCGTTAACGCCCGCTTTCGAGCAGCTCTCCTGGGATTTAAAACCCGTCGAGCGCGCAAAGCAACACTTCGCCATTACGCATTCGGGATGCCTTTCGTGGGATGTGTATAACCAGGAAGAAAAGAGGGATCTTGAAACGGCAATTCTTCAATTATCTTCAACAACCGCCACAAAATTTTATATATGGAGTCACAAACACGGCTTCGGAAAAGTGATTGAACTGTATCAAAGTTCTACTGCGACAATCAAGAAATACGTCAAAAAACTGATTTTAACCAAGCCACGGACCCGATGA
- a CDS encoding glycosyltransferase family 4 protein, with amino-acid sequence MKVLVSHPTGNANVRAIAKGLAEAGNLHSFYTTIATFPDTTLDLLARLPGLSELKRRNFDPEIQARTHTYPWLEMGRMISNKAGFKSLTAHESGVFCIDKVYHSLDRYVASQLPGLQKSGLNVVYAYEDGALETFRQAKKLGITCVYELPIAFWETSRKLLLEEAARLPEWSETLAGGISDSEKKLQRKSMELDLADIIVTPGSFVADSLGTLALEKKLVVSPFGSPENNLSTKKTRRNNRPLRVLFAGSMGQRKGLADLFEAIKILDTDEIELVVLGSLLRELSFYRNKLTRFTYEPTRPHADVLTLMRSCDVFCLPSIVEGRALVIQEAMSQGLPVIITANTGGRDLVIDGGTGFEVPIRSPGAIAEKLRWFLDNTDQLDQMSINAQRHAASYSWAGYTNKIILEIEKYQKNCLANDSSQYVG; translated from the coding sequence ATGAAAGTGCTTGTCTCACATCCTACCGGTAATGCAAATGTCCGTGCCATCGCGAAGGGTCTTGCCGAGGCAGGTAACCTCCATAGCTTCTATACGACCATTGCCACATTTCCGGATACGACATTGGATCTGCTCGCGCGGCTGCCCGGATTATCGGAGCTGAAACGAAGAAATTTTGACCCGGAGATCCAGGCCCGCACCCACACCTACCCGTGGCTTGAAATGGGGAGGATGATCAGCAACAAAGCAGGCTTTAAATCATTAACAGCCCACGAGTCTGGCGTGTTTTGTATCGACAAGGTGTATCACAGCCTGGACAGATATGTCGCTTCTCAATTGCCCGGCCTCCAGAAGAGCGGGCTGAATGTGGTTTATGCCTATGAAGACGGTGCGCTCGAAACATTCAGACAGGCTAAAAAGCTTGGGATCACCTGTGTGTACGAACTGCCGATCGCTTTCTGGGAAACCAGCCGCAAATTGTTGCTGGAAGAAGCCGCACGACTTCCCGAATGGTCCGAAACACTCGCCGGCGGCATTAGCGACTCAGAAAAAAAGCTGCAACGCAAAAGCATGGAACTTGACCTGGCCGACATTATAGTCACACCAGGAAGCTTCGTCGCGGATTCGCTCGGAACACTTGCCCTCGAGAAAAAACTGGTTGTTTCGCCATTTGGCTCACCTGAAAACAATTTGTCAACCAAAAAAACGAGACGTAACAACCGTCCGCTTCGGGTCCTGTTTGCCGGAAGCATGGGTCAGCGGAAAGGATTAGCCGATCTTTTTGAAGCAATCAAAATACTGGATACCGACGAAATAGAACTGGTCGTACTGGGAAGCCTGCTACGTGAATTATCCTTTTACCGGAACAAGCTTACCCGTTTTACCTACGAGCCCACACGTCCGCACGCCGACGTGCTCACCCTGATGCGCAGCTGTGACGTTTTTTGCCTGCCGTCCATCGTCGAAGGACGCGCGCTGGTGATACAAGAGGCCATGAGCCAGGGATTACCTGTCATCATCACAGCAAATACGGGAGGAAGAGACCTCGTCATCGACGGCGGAACCGGGTTTGAGGTTCCTATCCGAAGTCCGGGTGCTATTGCTGAAAAGCTCAGATGGTTTCTGGATAATACAGACCAACTGGATCAAATGAGCATTAATGCACAACGGCACGCAGCCAGTTATTCCTGGGCCGGTTACACCAATAAGATTATTCTTGAAATAGAAAAATATCAAAAAAACTGCCTAGCAAATGATTCAAGCCAATACGTGGGATAG
- a CDS encoding glycosyltransferase gives MNIVFFSHPVFLGSISTQRYAKWLVDGMRERGHQVQLWIPEPQCFNIPGPANFKKWMGYIDQYILFPRQVKKLIKKQPKDTLYVLTDHSLGIWAPLIRDYNHIVHCHDFLAQFSAMGLIPENRNSWSGRKYQEMIRKGFLSAKNFISISEKTRDDLHILLGHRPAVSEMVYNGLVQSCKPSESPAEALSSLAAETGIELKNGYLLHVGGNQWNKNRKGVIEIYSKWRVKFTNQKPLLMIGPEPDDVIKKAHASSAYRDDIHFLVNKADSFVMLAYQAASAFLFPSIAEGFGWPIAEAMSSGTPVLTTDEAPMTEVAGGAALFIDRRPSDERKAEAWATDAAKVLEKLLSYSPEERSGLIAKGLKNVKRFDSNITIEKIEKIYLAAAGNAAKHVSLNLNSDVSA, from the coding sequence ATGAACATTGTATTTTTTTCGCACCCGGTTTTTCTCGGCTCTATCAGCACCCAGCGCTACGCCAAATGGCTGGTGGACGGAATGAGAGAGCGCGGTCATCAGGTGCAGCTATGGATCCCTGAACCCCAATGCTTTAACATTCCCGGCCCCGCCAATTTCAAAAAGTGGATGGGTTACATTGATCAGTATATCCTGTTTCCCCGTCAGGTAAAAAAATTGATCAAAAAACAACCAAAGGACACACTATATGTGCTTACGGATCATTCACTTGGTATTTGGGCACCGCTGATCCGGGACTATAACCACATTGTCCATTGCCACGATTTTCTCGCACAATTCTCGGCCATGGGCCTTATTCCTGAGAACAGGAACAGCTGGAGCGGCAGGAAATACCAGGAAATGATTCGCAAAGGGTTTCTTTCAGCAAAAAATTTTATATCAATTTCCGAAAAAACAAGAGACGACCTGCATATTCTCCTCGGCCACCGGCCCGCTGTTTCTGAAATGGTTTACAACGGGCTTGTACAGTCCTGCAAACCAAGCGAAAGCCCGGCTGAAGCATTGTCATCACTGGCAGCAGAAACCGGAATTGAACTCAAAAACGGCTATTTACTGCATGTAGGAGGTAATCAGTGGAACAAGAACCGAAAGGGAGTTATTGAGATCTATTCCAAATGGCGTGTGAAATTTACCAATCAGAAACCCCTGCTAATGATAGGCCCTGAGCCGGATGACGTGATAAAAAAAGCACACGCATCGTCGGCATACAGGGATGACATTCATTTTTTGGTAAATAAGGCCGATTCATTTGTAATGCTTGCTTATCAGGCAGCAAGCGCATTTCTTTTTCCTTCTATAGCGGAAGGATTTGGCTGGCCCATTGCGGAAGCCATGTCAAGTGGCACCCCGGTGCTTACAACAGACGAAGCGCCTATGACCGAGGTCGCGGGCGGCGCTGCATTGTTTATCGACAGGCGACCATCCGACGAGCGAAAGGCCGAAGCCTGGGCCACCGATGCGGCAAAAGTGCTTGAAAAGCTATTGTCGTACAGCCCCGAAGAGAGATCAGGACTGATAGCCAAAGGATTAAAAAACGTCAAGCGATTTGACAGTAATATAACGATTGAAAAGATTGAAAAGATTTATCTGGCTGCGGCAGGAAACGCTGCAAAACATGTCTCACTTAACCTCAATTCCGATGTTTCAGCATGA
- a CDS encoding putative colanic acid biosynthesis acetyltransferase yields the protein MFQHDINDSDPYKRPVFSVGNKITRLLWKASWLLLCAWTPAPFHAWRALILRMFGAKLGKENFIYPDCKIWAPWLLETEDVVTIGPHVEIYNPGGVYLGHHSILSQHAFLCGATHDYNRLDFTYIKKKIHISPYAWICSKAIVLPGVRCGEGSVLGAGSVTSKNLEPWMVYTGNPAQCIRQRNNFLLENELDPSV from the coding sequence ATGTTTCAGCATGATATCAACGATTCTGATCCATACAAGCGCCCCGTATTTTCAGTAGGCAACAAAATTACAAGATTACTCTGGAAAGCGTCCTGGCTGCTGCTATGCGCGTGGACTCCTGCCCCTTTTCATGCCTGGCGGGCCCTCATCCTGCGCATGTTTGGTGCAAAGCTCGGTAAAGAGAATTTTATTTATCCGGATTGCAAAATTTGGGCGCCCTGGCTCCTGGAAACGGAAGATGTGGTCACCATCGGCCCCCATGTAGAGATCTATAATCCGGGAGGCGTTTACCTGGGACATCATTCCATTCTTTCACAACATGCATTTCTCTGTGGTGCCACGCACGATTACAACCGTCTTGATTTTACCTATATAAAAAAGAAGATCCACATCTCCCCCTATGCCTGGATCTGCTCAAAAGCCATCGTACTGCCGGGTGTACGCTGTGGAGAGGGAAGTGTCCTGGGTGCAGGTTCTGTGACATCGAAAAACCTGGAACCCTGGATGGTGTATACCGGAAACCCTGCCCAATGTATCAGACAACGCAATAATTTCCTCCTAGAAAATGAACTTGACCCATCCGTTTAA
- a CDS encoding GMC family oxidoreductase yields MNLTHPFNMLYDLCIAGSGPAGIITGLEYSRLNPGKKILIVEYGHAGKNNRNSLDDSIKVHNHVNHYSPYECTNKGLGGTSATWGGRCVMYDEIDFMERGVTGDECTWGVDILKDLTPYLPKTAEYFECGEPVFNLNEIKEFKNTHIAEGFEEGFVTDSVIERWSMPTRFGKRYAGQLKASRDIHILEGYEFRDFKAPDESGKVTSATIRNVLTRQRLEITAMKFVLASGAQETTRILLRNKQLFRNLDAVPAALGHYYQGHISGKIASVVFNGNPDKTDFGFLKTRDNTYIRRRFQFTPDFLKENNLLNTAIWLDNPLYYNPLHRSGAMSFMYLAMITPVLGKKLAPPAIAQSITKGKRTGINGHILNILRELPHSLLTPAAIFYKRYLLKRKLPGVFLFSPENKYALHFHSEQVPHYENRLYLDEDQETLHVDYALTDDDINSVIKTHQALDSWLQKCGCGKLTYWYEEDQLYDAIKNMSRDGMHQSGTTRIADSPRKGVVDSNLKLWGTSNVYVCSSSVCPTSGQANPTFLLGAFACRLAKHLMTN; encoded by the coding sequence ATGAACTTGACCCATCCGTTTAACATGCTCTACGATCTCTGCATTGCCGGCAGCGGCCCGGCTGGTATCATTACGGGACTGGAATACAGCCGGCTCAATCCCGGCAAAAAAATCCTGATCGTAGAATACGGCCATGCCGGAAAAAATAACCGGAATTCGCTGGACGATTCAATCAAAGTCCATAACCATGTAAACCATTACAGTCCTTATGAATGCACCAACAAAGGACTGGGCGGCACCTCGGCCACCTGGGGCGGCAGATGCGTCATGTACGATGAAATTGATTTTATGGAACGCGGCGTCACTGGTGACGAATGCACCTGGGGAGTGGATATACTCAAAGACCTCACCCCGTATCTCCCCAAAACGGCCGAATACTTCGAATGCGGCGAGCCCGTGTTCAACCTGAACGAGATTAAGGAATTCAAGAACACGCACATTGCAGAAGGTTTTGAAGAAGGTTTTGTCACGGATTCGGTCATCGAGCGATGGAGCATGCCAACGCGGTTTGGGAAACGCTATGCCGGGCAGTTGAAAGCTTCGCGGGACATTCACATCCTGGAAGGTTACGAGTTCAGGGACTTCAAAGCACCGGACGAATCAGGTAAAGTGACTTCTGCGACAATCCGGAACGTGCTTACCCGGCAACGACTTGAAATCACTGCCATGAAGTTTGTCCTCGCATCCGGCGCACAGGAAACAACCCGCATATTACTCCGCAACAAACAGCTTTTTCGCAATCTGGATGCTGTTCCTGCTGCTTTGGGACATTATTACCAGGGCCACATTTCCGGAAAAATCGCCTCGGTTGTCTTCAACGGAAATCCGGATAAAACGGATTTTGGGTTTCTGAAAACACGGGATAACACCTATATCCGGCGACGGTTTCAATTTACCCCGGATTTTTTAAAAGAAAATAATTTATTAAACACGGCAATCTGGCTGGACAACCCGCTTTATTACAACCCGTTACACAGAAGCGGCGCCATGTCGTTCATGTATCTGGCCATGATCACGCCTGTTTTGGGCAAAAAGCTTGCGCCACCAGCCATTGCCCAGTCAATTACCAAAGGAAAAAGAACGGGTATTAACGGGCATATCCTGAACATTCTGCGCGAATTGCCTCATTCGCTCCTGACACCTGCCGCGATTTTTTACAAAAGATATTTACTCAAAAGAAAGCTCCCCGGCGTGTTTCTGTTTTCACCTGAAAATAAATATGCACTTCATTTTCACTCTGAGCAGGTGCCACACTACGAAAACCGACTGTATCTGGACGAAGACCAGGAAACGCTGCACGTTGACTATGCACTGACAGACGATGATATCAATTCAGTGATCAAAACACACCAGGCGCTGGACAGCTGGCTGCAAAAATGCGGATGCGGAAAACTCACTTACTGGTATGAAGAAGATCAGCTTTATGACGCAATAAAAAATATGTCCAGGGATGGCATGCACCAGTCGGGAACAACCAGAATAGCGGACAGCCCGCGAAAAGGCGTCGTAGATAGCAATCTGAAATTGTGGGGAACGAGCAATGTTTACGTTTGCAGCAGCTCAGTATGCCCCACTTCGGGCCAGGCCAACCCGACCTTTTTGCTCGGGGCATTTGCATGTCGCCTTGCCAAACACTTAATGACGAACTGA
- a CDS encoding aldo/keto reductase, protein MRTIELVEGIQSSVLGLGCAPVLGSIDSKTCGRALSLAFEHGITHYDLARSYGFGDAEKLVGRVFKNNRDKIVLTSKFGIKADWKASLLRPMKPIVRILRGSEKKHDAHLPPKQGTGKSASDLLFKRVEINSMEMYKSLEESLKALKTDYLDYFMVHEPLKSITNIDEISEMAMRLKASGKIRAFGLAYMQSQKHLHESYFDRFDILQFNSPPGVTAYRKLAEERWGEPNIIFSPVRGGTWDMSPAEKIEKLIRDFPESVILCSMFSESHLKENVKLVG, encoded by the coding sequence ATGAGAACAATTGAATTAGTCGAAGGGATTCAATCTTCCGTACTCGGATTGGGATGTGCGCCGGTGCTGGGATCCATCGATTCTAAAACATGCGGCAGGGCACTCAGCCTGGCCTTTGAACACGGCATAACACACTATGATCTGGCGCGGTCTTATGGCTTCGGCGATGCAGAAAAACTGGTGGGCAGGGTGTTTAAAAATAACCGGGACAAGATTGTGCTGACCAGCAAGTTTGGCATTAAAGCCGACTGGAAAGCCAGCTTGTTACGTCCCATGAAGCCGATCGTACGCATATTGCGAGGTTCAGAAAAAAAGCACGACGCCCATTTGCCCCCCAAGCAGGGCACTGGAAAAAGCGCTTCTGACCTGCTTTTTAAAAGAGTCGAGATTAACAGCATGGAAATGTACAAAAGCCTGGAAGAGAGCTTGAAAGCCTTGAAAACAGACTATCTCGATTATTTCATGGTGCACGAACCCTTGAAAAGCATTACCAATATAGACGAGATCAGCGAAATGGCCATGCGACTGAAAGCAAGCGGCAAGATCCGGGCATTTGGACTGGCATACATGCAATCTCAGAAACACTTGCATGAATCCTATTTTGACCGTTTTGACATTCTGCAATTCAACAGTCCGCCCGGCGTTACGGCTTATCGCAAGCTCGCGGAAGAGCGGTGGGGCGAACCGAACATTATCTTTTCACCTGTCCGGGGTGGAACCTGGGACATGAGCCCCGCGGAAAAGATCGAAAAGCTGATCCGGGATTTTCCTGAAAGCGTCATTTTATGTTCCATGTTCAGCGAATCCCACTTGAAAGAGAATGTCAAACTGGTCGGGTAA